In Synechococcus sp. Nb3U1, one DNA window encodes the following:
- a CDS encoding universal stress protein — MKTQKTLQSSPFLRPILQQLQDGLDHPALHPPILVSGSQSDAPQDYLKLAVAYNGSPGSHAALDLALWMAHQTRIATSQIVALHVVFVGDPNLKSNAPALSQADVLLHQARALADEWRGQLHAHLRFGDPAAELKTVVAQEGIQILIVGCRSSQHPLVRLLGNCPAVVLGIPETGVVPSETVVVG; from the coding sequence GCAACAGCTCCAGGATGGGTTAGATCATCCAGCCTTACATCCGCCTATTTTGGTTTCAGGATCCCAAAGTGATGCCCCCCAAGATTATCTCAAGCTGGCGGTTGCCTATAACGGATCCCCCGGCAGTCACGCGGCCCTGGATTTAGCTCTTTGGATGGCTCATCAAACTCGTATTGCCACCTCGCAAATTGTGGCTCTGCATGTGGTGTTTGTCGGGGATCCCAACCTGAAAAGCAATGCCCCCGCCCTCAGCCAGGCTGATGTCCTACTCCATCAAGCCCGTGCTCTCGCGGATGAATGGCGGGGGCAACTCCATGCCCATTTGCGGTTTGGGGATCCGGCTGCGGAGTTGAAAACGGTGGTCGCCCAAGAAGGGATCCAGATTTTGATCGTGGGCTGCCGGTCATCCCAACATCCCTTGGTACGGCTGTTAGGAAATTGTCCGGCTGTGGTTCTGGGGATCCCGGAGACAGGGGTTGTGCCGTCTGAGACGGTTGTGGTGGGTTAG
- a CDS encoding ABC transporter ATP-binding protein, translating into MNYPVPFSQTLDAAHSSEKFLEIRGLVKAYRDPQGQNLVVLNGIDLTVGETEYISIIGHSGCGKSTLLKLVAGLEQPTEGSLTLEGKPIRKPGAERMMVFQHYSLLPWLTVRENIQLAVDEVLKTQSLQERRQIVEAHIQLVHLEAAANKYPDQISGGMKQRVGIARALAIRPKLLLMDEPFGALDALTRRRLQEEVLAIWEGHRQAVIMITHDVDEAVYMSDKIILMSNGPKARIGEILTVDLPRPRPSRHDLREMQNYHDLRNHALDFLEKSYALGPIQTPQK; encoded by the coding sequence ATGAATTATCCTGTGCCGTTTTCCCAGACACTAGATGCCGCCCATTCATCAGAGAAGTTTTTAGAGATCCGGGGCTTGGTGAAAGCCTATCGAGATCCCCAAGGCCAGAATCTGGTGGTGCTCAATGGCATTGATCTGACTGTAGGTGAAACCGAATATATCTCGATTATTGGGCATTCTGGGTGCGGCAAATCCACCTTGCTCAAATTGGTGGCAGGGTTAGAGCAACCCACCGAGGGCTCTCTGACCTTAGAGGGTAAGCCCATTCGCAAGCCCGGAGCCGAGCGGATGATGGTGTTTCAACACTATTCCTTGTTGCCGTGGTTGACGGTGCGAGAAAACATTCAACTGGCGGTAGATGAGGTGCTCAAAACCCAATCTCTGCAAGAACGGCGCCAGATTGTCGAAGCCCACATTCAACTGGTGCATCTAGAGGCGGCGGCCAATAAATATCCTGACCAAATTTCGGGTGGGATGAAGCAGCGGGTTGGCATTGCCCGTGCCTTGGCAATTCGACCCAAGTTGTTGCTGATGGATGAACCCTTTGGCGCTTTGGATGCCTTAACCCGCCGCCGCCTGCAGGAGGAGGTTTTGGCCATTTGGGAGGGACATCGGCAGGCGGTAATCATGATTACCCACGATGTAGATGAAGCTGTTTATATGTCAGACAAAATCATCCTGATGAGCAATGGGCCCAAAGCCCGAATTGGCGAAATCTTGACAGTGGATCTGCCGCGCCCTCGCCCCAGCCGACATGATTTGAGGGAGATGCAAAACTATCATGATTTGCGGAACCATGCCCTTGATTTTTTGGAGAAGTCTTATGCCCTAGGGCCGATCCAGACACCCCAAAAATGA
- the cysW gene encoding sulfate ABC transporter permease subunit CysW, with the protein MKPEIYGQTGILPPSQHERPGKSQGSRVQWVLIGIVVVYIALLLGIPAINVFYQAFKGGIGPFFQNLTQRDFVSALWLTVMTALIVVPLNTIFGVCAALAIAHKRFRGRTFLLSLIDLPFSISPVVAGLMFVLIFGRQGWLGDWLQAWNMRVIFAFPGIVLATTFITIPFVAREVLPVLEEAGTDQEEAAKTLGANPWQIFWRVTLPNIRWGLLYGVILTNARAMGEFGAVAVVSGNIIGRTQTLPLFVEDAYKSYATPSAYSAAVLLSLLALVTILAKEVLERRTPVR; encoded by the coding sequence ATGAAACCTGAGATCTACGGCCAAACTGGGATCCTTCCACCCTCTCAACACGAGCGCCCAGGAAAATCTCAAGGCTCCCGGGTACAGTGGGTGTTGATTGGCATAGTGGTTGTCTATATTGCCTTGCTTTTAGGGATCCCGGCAATCAATGTGTTTTATCAGGCGTTTAAGGGTGGCATTGGGCCATTTTTCCAGAATCTAACCCAGCGAGATTTTGTTAGTGCCCTATGGCTGACAGTAATGACAGCCCTGATTGTGGTGCCCCTCAATACAATTTTTGGGGTGTGTGCTGCTCTGGCGATTGCCCACAAAAGATTTCGAGGGCGCACATTTTTACTAAGTCTGATTGATCTGCCTTTTTCCATCTCGCCGGTAGTAGCGGGTTTGATGTTTGTGTTGATCTTTGGTCGCCAGGGGTGGCTGGGGGATTGGCTGCAAGCCTGGAATATGCGGGTGATCTTTGCGTTTCCGGGGATCGTGCTGGCCACAACCTTTATCACCATTCCCTTTGTGGCGCGGGAAGTGTTGCCCGTGCTGGAAGAAGCCGGCACCGATCAAGAGGAAGCAGCCAAAACCCTAGGAGCCAATCCCTGGCAGATCTTCTGGCGGGTGACGTTGCCCAACATTCGCTGGGGCCTGCTCTACGGGGTCATCCTCACCAATGCGCGGGCCATGGGGGAATTTGGCGCAGTAGCAGTGGTCTCAGGCAACATCATCGGTCGCACCCAAACCCTACCCTTGTTTGTGGAGGATGCCTACAAGAGCTATGCCACCCCCTCGGCCTATAGTGCAGCGGTGTTACTGTCTTTGTTAGCGCTGGTTACTATCCTTGCCAAAGAAGTTCTGGAGCGAAGAACCCCAGTTCGATGA
- the cysT gene encoding sulfate ABC transporter permease subunit CysT: MTLSAAPSQSNVNSFKALANLSWPWRVTFIYLFFMLLVPLTALVLRASTVGPAEFWRIATDRVAVSTYEVTFVTALIAALINGILGTLTAWVLVRYRFPCKKMIEGIIDLPFALPTAVAGLTLATVYSNNGWMGSLVAPMGIRISFTRLGVGVAMLFISLPFVVRTVQPVLQEIEKEVEEAAWSLGASRFQTFWKVLLPQLMAAILTGVALGFSRAVGEYGSIVIIASSIPFRDLISAVLVIQRLEQYDYAGATVIGTVLLLISLVSLIAINLLQAWGRRYET, translated from the coding sequence ATGACTTTATCTGCTGCTCCTTCACAGTCTAACGTCAACTCCTTCAAGGCTCTGGCCAATCTATCGTGGCCGTGGCGGGTGACCTTCATCTATTTGTTCTTCATGCTGTTGGTGCCCCTGACAGCCTTGGTTCTGCGGGCGAGCACGGTGGGGCCGGCGGAGTTCTGGCGGATTGCCACGGATCGGGTGGCGGTGTCTACCTATGAAGTTACCTTCGTTACGGCGTTGATCGCGGCCTTAATTAACGGCATTTTGGGCACCCTGACGGCCTGGGTGCTGGTGCGCTATCGGTTCCCATGCAAAAAAATGATCGAGGGGATCATCGATTTGCCTTTTGCCCTCCCCACGGCAGTGGCAGGGCTGACCCTGGCGACGGTCTACAGCAACAATGGCTGGATGGGATCCCTGGTCGCCCCTATGGGAATCCGCATCTCCTTTACCCGCTTGGGGGTGGGGGTGGCGATGTTGTTTATCTCGCTACCCTTTGTGGTGCGGACGGTGCAGCCGGTATTGCAGGAGATCGAAAAAGAGGTGGAAGAAGCCGCTTGGAGTCTGGGGGCCTCTCGCTTTCAGACCTTTTGGAAGGTGCTTTTACCACAGTTGATGGCAGCCATTTTGACGGGGGTGGCACTGGGCTTTTCGCGGGCGGTGGGGGAGTACGGATCGATTGTGATCATCGCCTCTAGCATTCCCTTTCGAGACTTGATTTCGGCTGTGCTGGTGATCCAACGACTGGAGCAATATGACTATGCGGGCGCGACCGTGATCGGCACGGTTTTGCTCTTGATCTCGCTAGTTTCGCTCATTGCTATTAACCTCTTACAAGCCTGGGGGCGTCGCTATGAAACCTGA
- a CDS encoding sulfate/molybdate ABC transporter ATP-binding protein, with protein MGITIEGVSKRFGDFQALQPTDLTIETGSLVALLGPSGSGKSTLLRLIAGLEMPDTGRILLTGRDATYASVQERNIGFVFQHYALFRHMTVRQNVAFGLEIRRASRAEIRARVDELLELVQLSGFGDRYPSQLSGGQRQRVALARALAVEPQVLLLDEPFGALDAKVRKELRAWLRRLHDEVHVTTVFVTHDQEEAMEVADQIVVMSHGQIEQVGSPAEIYDHPATPFVMSFVGQVNVLHPKSALSCQLPEFQGSQQVFLRPHDVLVETDPCSGGVSAQVQDVLHLGREIQAELVLHDGGSLWAHLSREQYAATPIQRGQRVYVRPKAIKAFPMDSNHRAVQNSSIPA; from the coding sequence ATGGGCATCACGATTGAAGGGGTTTCAAAGCGGTTTGGAGATTTTCAAGCTCTGCAACCGACGGATCTCACCATTGAAACGGGATCCCTTGTTGCTTTGCTAGGGCCATCGGGATCTGGGAAATCCACTTTGCTGCGGCTGATTGCCGGCCTGGAGATGCCCGATACTGGGCGGATCTTGCTCACCGGACGGGATGCCACCTATGCCAGTGTGCAGGAGCGCAACATTGGCTTTGTATTCCAGCACTATGCGCTGTTCCGGCACATGACGGTGCGGCAAAATGTCGCCTTTGGCCTGGAGATCCGCAGAGCATCGCGGGCAGAGATTCGGGCGCGGGTGGATGAGCTGCTGGAGTTGGTACAGCTCTCAGGCTTTGGGGATCGCTATCCCTCGCAGCTCTCGGGCGGGCAACGGCAGCGGGTGGCGCTAGCCCGGGCCTTGGCGGTGGAGCCGCAGGTATTGCTCTTGGATGAACCCTTCGGGGCCCTCGATGCCAAAGTGCGCAAGGAGCTACGGGCTTGGTTGCGGCGGCTACACGATGAGGTGCATGTTACCACCGTGTTTGTCACCCATGACCAAGAGGAGGCGATGGAGGTGGCGGATCAAATTGTGGTGATGAGCCACGGCCAGATCGAACAGGTGGGATCCCCGGCGGAAATCTACGACCATCCGGCCACCCCCTTTGTGATGAGCTTTGTGGGGCAGGTGAATGTCTTGCATCCGAAGTCTGCCCTGTCCTGCCAGTTACCTGAGTTTCAGGGATCCCAGCAGGTGTTCTTGCGCCCCCATGATGTGCTAGTCGAGACGGATCCCTGCAGTGGTGGAGTCTCGGCGCAGGTACAGGATGTGCTGCACTTAGGTCGAGAAATTCAAGCGGAGTTGGTTCTCCATGATGGCGGATCCCTGTGGGCACACCTGAGCCGCGAGCAATATGCCGCAACCCCCATCCAGCGGGGTCAACGGGTGTATGTACGACCCAAAGCAATCAAGGCATTTCCCATGGATTCAAATCATCGGGCAGTACAGAACAGCTCTATTCCTGCCTGA